One part of the Hirundo rustica isolate bHirRus1 chromosome 11, bHirRus1.pri.v3, whole genome shotgun sequence genome encodes these proteins:
- the CCDC102A gene encoding coiled-coil domain-containing protein 102A: MSQSGASRLAGSPPLPGGSLLALLAPEPSPSPPSGTPSPGPPPALLEGDWEGREELRLRELEEARARAAQMEKTMRWWSDCTANWREKWSKVRAERNRAREEVRQLRHRLEALTKELASLRRDRDRDRPDERSPRPPPQASAGSASADGAEGDTGPEQEPVRDVGAEVPQKAKELELMENILTSKQDESWEQRGPRASFSRQERSRLLWEDVSVVEEDATKVTALKLRLDESQKVLLKEREDKLALSKNIEKLEGELSQWKIKYEELNKNKQEVMKQLNILKEIHQDELGRISEDLEDELGARSSMDKKLAELRAEMERLQAENAAEWGRRERLETEKLNLERENKKLRAQIEDLEEVLARKRRQTASALDTDLKTIQAELFEKNKELADLKHIHTKLKKQYQEKMAELAHANRRVEQHEGEVKKLRLRVEELKKELAQAEDELDEAHNQTRKLQRSLDEQTEQSESFQVQLEHLQSRLRRQQSAPLFGKMRSARFGPDDAGDGTSDPDEDEDLQIQVP; encoded by the exons ATGAGCCAAAGCGGGGCGTCGCGCCTGGCCGGCTCCCCGCCGCTGCCGGGGGGCtcgctcctggccctgctggccccCGAGCCCTCCCCGTCCCCCCCCAGCGGGACACCCTCGCCCGGGCCCCCGCCGGCCTTGCTggaaggggactgggaaggGCGGGAGGAGCTgcggctgcgggagctggaggaggcGCGGGCGCGGGCGGCCCAGATGGAGAAGACGATGCGGTGGTGGTCGGACTGCACGGCCAACTGGCGTGAGAAGTGGAGCAAGGTGCGCGCCGAGCGCAACCGGGCGCGGGAGGAGGTGCGGCAGCTGCGGCACCGGCTGGAGGCTCTCACCAAGGAGCTGGCCAGCCTGCGCCGGGACCGCGACCGCGACCGGCCGGACGAGCGCTCGCCACGGCCGCCGCCGCAAGCCAGCGCCGGCAGCGCGTCCGCCGACGGAGCAGAGGGGGACACCGGCCCCGAGCAAGAGCCTGTGCGGGATGTGGGGGCTGAGGTGCCCCAAAAAGCCAAG gagctggagctgatggaAAACATCTTGACGAGCAAGCAGGACgagagctgggagcagcggGGCCCCCGGGCCTCCTTCAGCCGCCAGGAACGAAGCCGCCTGCTCTGGGAGGACGTCAGCGTCGTGGAGGAGGATGCCACCAAAGTCACCGCCCTGAAGCTGAGGCTGGATGAGTCCCAAAAAGTGCTGCTCAAGGAGCGGGA GGACAAGCTGGCGCTCAGCAAGAACATCGAGAAGCTGGAGGGTGAGCTCAGCCAGTGGAAGATCAAGTACGAGGAGCTCAACAAGAACAAGCAGGAGGTGATGAAGCAG CTCAACATCCTGAAGGAGATTCATCAGGACGAGCTGGGGCGCATCTCCGAGGACCTGGAGGATGAGCTGGGCGCTCGCTCCAGCATGGACAAGAAACTGGCTGAACTGCGTGCAGAG ATGGAGCGGCTGCAGGCAGAGAACGCGGCTGAGTGGGGCCGGCGGGAGCGGCTGGAGACGGAGAAGCTCAACCTGGAGCGGGAGAACAAGAAGCTGCGGGCACAGATCGAGGACCTGGAGGAGGTGCTGGCTCGCAAGCGGCGCCAGACCGCCAGTGCCCTGGACACTGACCTCAAAACCATCCAGGCTGAGCTCTTCGAGAAGAACAAG GAGCTGGCCGACCTGAAGCACATCCACACCAAGCTGAAGAAGCAGTACCAGGAGAAGATGGCCGAGCTGGCCCATGCCAATCGCCGCGTGGAACAGCACGAGGGAGAGGTGAAGAAGCTGCGCCTGAGGGTGGAGGAGCTGAAGAAGGAGCTGGCCCAAGCCGAGGATGAG ctGGATGAGGCCCACAACCAGACACGGAAGCTGCAGCGGTCGCTGGACGAGCAGACGGAGCAGAGCGAGAGCTTCCAGGTGCAGCTGGAGCACCTGCAGTCACG GCTGCGGCGGCAGCAGAGTGCCCCGCTCTTCGGCAAGATGCGCAGCGCCCGCTTCGGCCCCGACGACGCTGGGGACGGCACCAGCGACCCCGACGAGGACGAGGACCTGCAGATACAGGTGCCCTAG